From the Wolbachia endosymbiont (group B) of Protocalliphora azurea genome, one window contains:
- the der gene encoding ribosome biogenesis GTPase Der, with translation MLKIVIIGLPNAGKSTLFNRLVGRKAAVVSDIPGVTRDRREGIGRISDLEFKVIDTGGWNDQTSFSLQVIEQIEFSLSSADVVFFLVDAKVQNEQNKEFAKWLKRKTNKPVILIANKCESHKSENVDYLQFFNFIGPVYISAEHNLGMVDLYDALAGVIEGLSEGTELPESESIRLRIAIIGRPNVGKSTFLNSLLAENRLIVSSEPGTTRDSVDISYDHNGKLITLIDTAGIRRKANVVDNLESRFVEKSIESIKRSHVVILMLDSLLGIEQQDLSIAEAAIKGGKGIIIVLNKWDLIGKDDRSKLIKFVKQQEVTRLFLEVPTVTISALKGMRCGDVIDKCLEVSESLNKKISTAKLNNWLIDAVEKHSHPLIKGREIKMKYIAQIGTKPPAFSLVCNVPESVDESYKRYLTNGLRKNFFVEGVPVRLLLKKNKNPYVK, from the coding sequence TGCTGAAAATAGTCATAATAGGCCTTCCAAATGCAGGCAAGTCAACTCTATTTAATAGGCTGGTGGGAAGAAAAGCAGCGGTAGTTAGTGACATTCCAGGAGTAACGAGAGATAGGCGTGAAGGAATTGGAAGAATTAGTGATTTAGAGTTTAAAGTTATAGATACAGGAGGATGGAATGACCAAACCAGTTTTTCACTACAAGTTATTGAACAAATAGAGTTTTCTTTGTCGAGTGCAGATGTAGTTTTCTTTCTTGTTGATGCAAAAGTGCAAAACGAGCAGAACAAAGAGTTTGCAAAGTGGCTGAAGAGAAAAACAAATAAACCTGTAATACTAATAGCAAACAAATGTGAAAGTCATAAATCGGAAAATGTTGATTATTTGCAGTTTTTCAATTTCATAGGTCCGGTATACATCTCAGCCGAACATAATCTTGGCATGGTTGATCTTTATGATGCATTAGCTGGTGTGATTGAAGGTCTTAGCGAAGGCACTGAGCTGCCTGAAAGTGAGTCCATTAGACTGAGGATTGCAATCATCGGTCGCCCAAACGTTGGAAAATCAACTTTTTTAAACAGTTTACTTGCAGAAAATAGACTAATAGTAAGCTCAGAACCCGGTACCACGCGTGACTCTGTGGATATTTCATACGACCATAATGGGAAATTAATCACTCTCATCGACACTGCGGGAATCCGCAGAAAGGCAAATGTTGTTGATAACTTAGAATCAAGATTTGTTGAAAAAAGTATAGAGTCAATAAAGCGCTCTCATGTAGTGATTTTAATGTTAGATTCCTTGCTTGGCATTGAGCAGCAGGATTTATCAATTGCTGAAGCTGCAATTAAAGGGGGGAAGGGAATTATCATTGTTTTAAATAAGTGGGATTTAATAGGTAAGGATGACAGAAGTAAGTTAATAAAATTTGTCAAACAACAGGAAGTGACTCGGTTATTTTTGGAAGTGCCAACTGTAACAATTTCTGCATTGAAAGGTATGCGCTGTGGTGATGTGATAGATAAGTGTCTTGAAGTGAGTGAATCCTTAAACAAGAAGATCAGCACTGCAAAACTGAATAATTGGCTAATAGATGCTGTGGAAAAACATTCTCACCCACTTATAAAAGGTAGAGAGATTAAAATGAAGTATATTGCTCAAATTGGCACCAAACCTCCAGCTTTTTCTTTGGTATGCAACGTCCCGGAAAGTGTTGATGAGAGTTATAAACGTTATTTGACTAATGGTCTTAGAAAAAACTTCTTTGTTGAAGGTGTACCAGTTAGATTGCTTTTGAAAAAGAATAAAAACCCCTATGTAAAGTAG
- a CDS encoding disulfide bond formation protein B: protein MSDINNSSTIFLLSSAAALIFAYVLEYFFNMLPCKLCIYERVVYYVTGLLAVAYMFKDNKILIYAMFCSYLIGAIISFYHVGLELHLFHDVLGCTEQASGNVSIEELRNNLLNPNYSPSCDRPHYIFGVSLATWNLIYLIVALFVSGRIYCKERNLRHNWCKK from the coding sequence ATGTCAGATATAAATAACAGTTCTACAATCTTTTTGCTGTCAAGTGCCGCTGCTCTGATTTTTGCATATGTGCTAGAGTATTTCTTCAATATGCTACCATGCAAGTTATGCATATACGAGCGAGTAGTTTACTATGTTACAGGGCTACTTGCAGTTGCGTACATGTTCAAAGACAACAAAATCCTAATCTATGCGATGTTTTGCAGCTATCTCATTGGTGCAATAATATCTTTTTATCATGTAGGTCTTGAACTCCACTTATTTCATGATGTTTTAGGCTGTACAGAGCAAGCAAGTGGTAACGTTAGCATAGAAGAGTTGAGAAATAATCTATTAAACCCCAATTACTCTCCGTCTTGTGACAGGCCTCATTATATTTTTGGTGTTTCATTAGCAACATGGAATCTTATTTATCTTATAGTAGCCCTGTTTGTATCAGGTAGGATATATTGTAAAGAAAGAAATTTAAGGCACAATTGGTGCAAAAAGTAG
- a CDS encoding aminoglycoside phosphotransferase family protein: MQKVARVDAAFVHRLVVTQFPQFKDLSICQIVPGGWDNRTFRLGDHMLVRMPSAAKYAMQVEKEQKWLPRLAPLLPLSIPKPLAMGESCEGYPWQWSIYQWIDGNTAASVHIADLNNFATSLAQFLAALQRIDTTDGPLPGPHNFYRGGVLTTYNAETKQAIAVLKDRIDANAAIELWEAALASAWKGLPVWVHGDVSAGNLLVQEGKLSAVIDFGGLGIGDPACDLMIAWTLLRGESRKIFRAMLPLDASTWTRGRAWALWKALADITTNTNAVEAWHTINEVFRDYKRNS; the protein is encoded by the coding sequence GTGCAAAAAGTAGCAAGAGTAGATGCTGCATTTGTACACCGCTTAGTTGTCACCCAGTTTCCGCAATTTAAAGATCTGTCTATCTGCCAAATCGTGCCCGGTGGATGGGACAATAGAACATTTCGTCTGGGTGATCACATGCTTGTGCGTATGCCAAGCGCTGCAAAGTATGCAATGCAGGTGGAAAAGGAACAAAAGTGGTTACCCAGGTTGGCACCTTTACTGCCACTTTCAATTCCAAAGCCTTTGGCAATGGGAGAGTCGTGTGAGGGTTACCCATGGCAATGGTCTATTTACCAATGGATTGATGGCAACACCGCTGCATCTGTGCACATAGCAGATCTGAATAACTTTGCAACCAGCCTTGCTCAATTTCTCGCTGCTTTACAACGCATAGATACTACAGATGGGCCTCTTCCCGGACCACATAATTTCTATCGTGGAGGGGTACTAACAACCTATAATGCTGAGACAAAGCAAGCAATTGCCGTTCTAAAAGATAGAATAGATGCCAATGCTGCAATCGAGCTCTGGGAAGCAGCGCTAGCAAGCGCTTGGAAAGGTTTGCCAGTGTGGGTCCATGGTGACGTTAGCGCTGGCAACCTATTGGTGCAAGAAGGAAAATTGAGTGCCGTCATTGATTTTGGAGGATTGGGGATCGGCGATCCCGCTTGCGATCTAATGATTGCTTGGACGCTGCTTAGAGGAGAAAGCCGAAAAATCTTCCGTGCAATGCTTCCGTTGGATGCTAGCACTTGGACTCGTGGCCGTGCCTGGGCTTTATGGAAGGCTCTTGCTGATATTACCACAAACACGAACGCTGTCGAAGCTTGGCACACTATTAATGAAGTGTTTAGAGATTATAAACGCAATTCATAA